One window of Bactrocera tryoni isolate S06 chromosome 2, CSIRO_BtryS06_freeze2, whole genome shotgun sequence genomic DNA carries:
- the LOC120767360 gene encoding polycystic kidney disease 2-like 1 protein — protein MNFETRVKYDSETNIKRALRAISLYCVFIVMTTVVAVSARHHYMYYFNHAIKRHFLIYERLVTYNEWWAELADSFLPEVLPPPQASNESVANENANNPKDPGVNTSTASAAHKVIKLDESILLGTPRLRQLRVVDTTCGGSKSFVKHFHFICYPDYSYSDSKTTGEHIGAKYESALHLSAMPIQGRMHTYWGGGFVQNLDRNFNESLPLIESLAQLDWLDRGTRLMIFEFTLYNKNTDLFNNVKILGEVPVTGGVLLYIQVQAVQKHAVWTGSVWIIVSAIIFYIMAMYYCVGEILVWRRSGYKKYLKNFWNMVDLVILILVTLSFSYNIFHPIYLHYYLKHANALPTEYHSLDVICWLNSHYMNLIAVLAFLVWIKIFQFFTFNKTSIQLNATFVKCYRDLLNFVLIFLIIFLSYAMLGMLLFGHAHEDFFVFPIAFWSVMRMVLADFDYVGVEHANPVLGPIYFFSFILIVYFILINMFLAIIYDTFRNIKTYEIPPEKKQLPQFFKKYWDKGRDGGKKALNAIGLCKRRNTKRDTEPLREMNDENEPPFPPTPRPEKKMRVSKNEIIQNYFETIQNKRDAEQIDNLTKHITALEEILAKMSDDIKRLEAETPDPSTRPEPPRQPKTPPRLKVFINRKK, from the exons atgaaTTTCGAAACACGCGTTAAATATGATAGTGaaacaaatatcaaaagagCCTTAAGAGCCATATCGCTTTATTGTGTCTTCATAGTAATGACCACTGTAG TTGCCGTTTCTGCGCGCCACCACTACATGTACTACTTCAATCATGCTATTAAACGGCACTTTCTGATCTACGAACGACTTGTCACCTACAATGAATGGTGGGCGGAACTAGCAGACTCATTTTTGCCGGAAGTGTTGCCTCCGCCACAAGCGAGTAACGAAAGTGTCGCTAACGAAAATGCGAATAATCCGAAAGATCCAGGTGTCAATACAAGCACAGCTTCTGCTGCACATAAGGTTATAAAATTGGATGAGAGTATTCTATTGGGAACACCACGCCTACGTCAGCTACGTGTCGTGGACACAACTTGCGGTGGCAGCAAGAGTTTTGtcaaacattttcatttcatttgttatCCAGATTATTCGTACTCGGATTCGAAAACCACTGGTGAACATATAGG CGCTAAATATGAATCTGCACTCCATTTGAGCGCAATGCCGATTCAAGGACGAATGCATACATATTGGGGTGGTGGTTTTGTGCAGAATTTGGACCGAAATTTTAATGAATCTTTGCCTTTGATTGAATCACTGGCACAGCTTGACTGGTTGGATCGCGGCACGCGCCTTATGATTTTCGAATTTACGCTCTATAATAAAAATACGGATCTCTTCAATAACGTGAA aattttggGCGAAGTGCCAGTCACTGGTGGcgttttgttgtatatacaagtGCAAGCGGTGCAAAAACATGCTGTCTGGACAGGTAGCGTATGGATCATAGTCTCAGCTATCATTTTCTATATAATGGCTATGTACTATTGTGTTGGAGAAATATTAGTGTGGCGCCGAAGTggctacaaaaaatatttgaaaaacttttggAACATGGTAGATTTGGTTATACTGATT CTCGTTACACTCTCCTTcagctataacattttccatcCAATTTATCTACATTATTATTTGAAGCATGCCAATGCATTACCAACGGAATATCATAGCTTGGATGTGATTTGTTGGCTGAACTCGcattatatgaatttaatagcTGTGTTGGCATTTTTAGTTTGGATTAagatttttcagtttttcaccTTCAACAAAACATCGATACAGTTAAATGCGACGTTCGTAAAG TGCTATAGAGATCTGCTCAACTTCGTGCTCATATTTCTCATAATCTTCCTCTCATATGCCATGCTCGGCATGTTACTATTCGGCCATGCGCACGAGGATTTTTTCGTATTCCCCATAGCATTTTGGAGCGTCATGCGTATGGTATTGGCCGATTTTGATTATGTTGGCGTGGAACATGCAAATCCAGTGCTGGgaccaatatattttttctccttCATACTCATCGTGTATTTCATACTAATT AATATGTTTCTGGCCATCATTTACGATACCTTCCGCAACATAAAAACCTATGAAATACCACCGGAGAAAAAACAATTGCCGCAGTTCTTTAAGAAGTACTGGGATAAGGGTAGAGATGGCGGCAAGAAGGCGCTCAATGCAATAGGCTTGTGCAAACGTAGGAATACAAAGCGAGACACAGAACCGTTACGCGAAATGAACGACGAGAATGAGCCACCTTTTCCACCAACGCCAAGGCCGGAGAAGAAAATGCGCGTGTCGAAGAATGAGATAATACAGAA CTACTTTGAGACCATTCAGAACAAACGCGACGCTGAGCAAATAGACAA TTTGACTAAACACATAACGGCTTTAGAGGAAATTTTAGCTAAAATGAGCGATGATATTAAACGTCTGGAAGCCGAAACACCTGATCCGAGCACGCGCCCAGAGCCGCCGAGACAGCCTAAAACACCGCCACGTCTAAAGGTCTTCATAAATCGCA